In the genome of Levilactobacillus yonginensis, the window AAGCCCATATAATCAAAGTAAAGAGGTGACTAACATGGCAATATTTCATATTAGTTTTAGTAATATTAGTGCTGGAAAAGGACGCAGTGCGATTGCCAGTTCGGCTTATCGAAGTGGTGAAAAATTATTTGATGATAAAGAAGGTCGCCGATATTTCTATGCCCGATCGGTAATTCCAGAAAGCTTTATTTTAACCCCCAAAAATGCACCAGAATGGGCCAGTGATCGAGAAAAATTATGGAATGAAGTTGAAAAGAACGATCGTAAATCAAACTCACGGTATGCAAAAGAATTTAACGTAGCTTTACCGGTAGAATTAAGTGAATCCGAACAGAAAGAATTACTGACAAAATATGTGCAAGAAAATTTTGTCGATCAAGGTATGGTAGCTGACGTAGCAATTCATCGCGATCACCCAGACAATCCGCATGCACATGTGATGTTAACCAATCGCCCATTTAACCCCGATGGTAGTTGGGGATTAAAAGCAAAGACGCAGTACATTAAAGATGAAAATGGCAAGCAACTTTTAACCAAAAGCGGGTTTCCAAAACAAAGAAAAATTTGGTTGGTTGATTGGGATAAAAAGGAAAAAATTAATGAGTGGCGGCATAATTGGGCAACAAGTGTTAATCAGTCTTTAGCACAAAAAAATATTCCGGATCGGATTAGTGAAAAATCATTTGTCGATCAAGGGATTCAAGAGACACCTACCCAACACGAAGGCATTAACAGCCAAAGAAAAAATCGAAAAGCATTTAATCAACAAGTTAGAGCGCAAAGAAATGCTCAAGCTAAATATCATAATCTTGACGAAAAGATAAGAAATCATGAACATTTTGACGCGTTAACTGACGAGCTATCGTTCTCTGAAAAACACACAATTAGTCATCTAAGTCAGCAATTGAAAGCCTATGTCGATTTAGAACATTTAGATGATAAACAGCGCATGATGTTTAATTGGAAAAACAGCTTATTAATCAAACATGCCATTGGTGAAGATGTAACTAAACAACTGCTGACTATTGACCAGCAAACGACATCACTAGCACAAGCTAACCAGTTGTTAAATAAAGTGGTGGAACGAGCAACGAAAAAGCTTTATCCGGAACTTAATTTTGAACAGACAACCGCAGCTGAACGACGGGAACTGATTAAAGAAACTAATAGTGAACAAACGATTTTCAAAGGCAGTGAATTAAACGAACGTTTAATGAATATTCGAAACGACTTATTAACCCAGCAATTATTGACGTTTACCAAGCGGCCATATACCAGCTGGCAGTTAGTTAATCAGCAGGCCCAAACAATTGAGAAACAATTAACCACGGTACTAGTCAAACATGGTCACCAGTTAGACGATTTGAAGCATACTGATCGGGGCATACTAGCCGCTTATCAACCAAGCGAACTCGAATTCATTTCTAAAGCGGTCAAAGATTTACGGGTCATTCGGGAAGTTAAAGCCGTGGTGCAAACCCAATACAACAGCATTCTAACGACTGCTTTTCCGGACAGTGACCTGGATAAGCTAGAGACGATTGATAAGGAGCAAATCTATACCGCCGTGGTTTACTATGATCCAGAATTAAAGCCATTAAGCGCAAATGATCTTAGTCAATTACAACAGCAGCCGCCCGTCGTCTTTACTAGTCAGCAACACCAAGCCGGTTTGAATTACCTGTCAGGAAAAATTGAATTAAAAGATATTCAGGATCATCGACTGCAACGGGTCTTAAAACACGATGGCACCCGGCAACTGTTTATCGGCGAATGTGGCCAAGATCCTAAGCTTAATCAAAAACAAATTGAAATGGTACAAACCCGTTTGAAACAACAGGCAACGCGGTTTGATCAATATAAGCAAGCTCAAGTTAAAGACTATCAGGCTATTAATTACCACCCAACCAGCCCGAAAAATTACCTGATGAATATTTTGGACGAAGCCTTAATGACCATTTTATATGCGAAAAATACGGACTATCTAAGAAAGCAACAACTACGTGGGCTAAAGGAGACCGAGTGGGAAATGACGAAAAAGCAGCGGCAACACCAAACCCGTAATCGGCATGAAGATGGGGGTATGCACTTGTAATTTAAATGTAAAATAAAAAAGCTATCAGCCCGAGCGCTTAATCAGTCATATCAAAGCTTGCAACAACAAGTTCAGCAAGCAAGGAACCCACAACAAAAATCAGAACTAAAAAATAAACTAAATGATATACACCATGAAATCAGTAATCGAACACAAAAACAGCTGCAAGCATTTACTGAAGAAAATTCATCAATCAAACAACCCAAATCCGAATTTGATCAAAGATTAAAGCGTTAGCCAGTTTTTAAAGGTCATGCTATAATATAAACAGAAAAAGGAAGTCCCGCCGAAAACAGGACTTCCCGTGCAAGCCGCTTCAAAGGCGGTGGCAAGTTGTTCAAACGATAATTTTGTCGTCCTGCAACCTACCAAAGTTGAGCAGGGCGGCTTTTTTATTTGTTCCTTTTGTCGATATAGCTGAGTAGCGCGATTAAAAACGTGCCAAACAGCAACATCAACGAGAGTGTCTGGAAGACGCTCATTGACTGTGAAACCTTACTGAAGATTATTCCATGTTCCCATGGGCCTCACCTCACAAGGGAAAAGACAGCCACCGCCCTTAAAACTTCTTGCTCAATCCATTATACAGGGAAATTAAAAATCAACCAAGAGCAATAAAACCGCTCTTGACAGCAAAGGAAAGCTACAACACTAGCAAGGTCAGCAAGCAAGGCTAATAATACTGCTGCAATGGGAAATAACAAGCGTCCAGTAGGGCGGTCCAAGAGCGGGCGCAAACCCTACCAGACAGTACGATTATAAAAGTAAAGAAGGTCATAAAATCAGCTACTAGAGGGAAAACTGTGGTAAAAGACAAATAAGATGGTGAAATGATGACTATAAAGTCAAGTCAGATAAATAGGTAGATGAGCATATAAATTGCTTTTGACGCTTTACTTACTTATAATAAGTTCAATAACAAATGACTAGTAAAAGGCGGGTAAAACAATGGATAAATTTAAAAATATTATTATTGGATTTGGTAAGGCGGGTAAGACATTAGCTAAGTACTTGGCGCAGCATGATGAGACCGTGCTTCTGATCGAACGGTCAAAACAAATGTATGGAGGGACCTGCATCAATGTTGGCTGCCTACCATCTAAAAATTTAATTTTAAATGGTCAACGTGGCTTAGACTTTACTACGGCAGTTAATAAGCGTGGTGAGATGACTAGACAGTTGCGAGACAAAAACTATCACATGGTGGCTGATGAGCCACTAGCAACAATTTGGGATGGGTCAGCACGTTTTATCGACAATTATGTTTTGGCAGTCGTAATGAGTGATGGAACAACTAAGAAGGTGAGAGGTGAACGCATCTTCATTAATACTGGAGCGGTTCCAAATTGGCCATCAATCCCAGGGTTAGAATTCGGTCAGCGGATTTTTACGTCTAAAGAAGCTATGGAATTGGAGAAACAACCGAAACGACTAGCAATTATTGGTGGCGGTTATATTGGCCTTGAATTTGCTGGAATGTTTAATTCCTTTGGTACGCATGTAACGATTTTCGACCAACATACCAGATTGTTAGAGCGCGAAGATCCTGATATTGCGACCGAGGTCGTAGCAGATCTGACTGACGCAGGGATCGAGATTAAACCGGAGACTCAACTAACTCAAGTAAAAGATAATGGTGAGAAGGTTACATTATATTATCAACAAGGTGATCAAAGTAACACTGCGGAATTTGATGCGGTATTAGTTGCAGTCGGTCGGCGGCCTAATATAAGTAGTTTAGGACTAGAAAATACTGATATTGCTTTAACCAATCGCGGTGCTATTCAGGTCGATGATCATTTAAGAACTACAGTACAAAACATTTGGGCTTTAGGTGACGTTAATGGCGGTCCTATGTTCACTTATGTCTCATTGGATGATTTTCGTATTATTGTAGATCAATTGTTTGATAAGGGGGATCGCTCAACGGCCGATCGAATGGTGATACCGACTGCTTCGTTCCTAAATCCACCACTGGCTAACGTCGGCTTAAATGAACGTCAAGCTAAGAGTGCAGGTTATGATTTACAAACCTTCAAGCTATCAGTCAAGGCGATTCCAAAGGCCCGTGTCTTGGAGGATCAACGCGGGCTTTATAAGGTAATCGTTGATCAAAAAACACACCTTATTTTAGGGGCAACATTGTATGCCGCTGAGGCTCATGAAACCATCAATCTAATTGCATTGGCAATGAAGGCCAAATTACCTTACGAAAGATTACGCGACATGATCTATACTCATCCAACAATGTCTGAAGCCTTGAATGATCTTTTTAAGACCCCGGTTGTGAAAAGCCAACGCCCTAGAAACACAAAGCCGACTAGTTAATCGAGGAAACAATCAAGAAATCACCGTTAAAATTATTACGCAATGTGATTAACAATGCCCTTAATCTAAAGGACCGGGTTTACCAGATCTTTGAGCATTGTGATCTACCTTTACACAATAACCACGATGAGCAACAGATCAACTCTACCACGCTGGTGCGAAAGAATAAGTCTGTTCACAAAACCAACGGCAGGCGCAAAGGCTAATACGATCTGGTTTGGTATTGTACAAATGGAAAAATTAAATAAACTGGACGTCTTTAAGTATTTTTAACCATTACTAACGGTTTACACGCAACGTAACACGCCAGATATTGAGGCTTATTTACCGGGGGCTCCAGAAATTCAGGCCACGTGTCGTGCTTAATAGAGAAACCAAAGCGGGCGACTAACGCAGAAAACTGCGTTGGTCGCCCGCTATTTTTGTTTGAACCCAGGGATCTGAGATACCATCAATGGTTAAGATTTAACCCGGTTCGTTGTGGAGTGCTTACGATCATTCAATCATGATCAAATAGTAAATCTACTTATAACTACTAAACCTAAGCTTAGCAATAATGTCACTAGTCCAATTAACATCATACCCATTGATGATCCATCACCTGTTTGAGGTAATCTACTTGTTTTATCGTACATTTTACCTTGAGTGAAATCCTTTGGTGTTACCTTATTCCCATTATTAGGAACTTGAGGTTCCTTAGGCGTTGTCGGGTTATTAGGAACCTGGGGCTTCTTAGGCGTTGTCGGATTATGGGTATTAGTAATATTGTAACCATCAACAGTACTGGTTTACCCCGCAACTGCATCTTCCGTAACTGTGTAGGTAATCTTCTGACCATTAGCATAAGCAGCTAAGTTGTCGAAACTGTACTGCCAGTTATCACTGGCACTAACTTTCTTGCTTGCAACTTGTTGACCATTGGCCAATAAGTTTACCGTGATTGAACTTGGACGGATTCCATCTTGATTGTTGTTATCCCTCCAAGTCTTCGTCCCTGAAACTGAGGTTTTCTCAATCTTATCGATAATTTTAATAACGGCCCCTTTTGAATCAAAATTTGTAGAAGTTACGATTACCGTATCTGCTAATTGATATCCCTTAGGTGCACTGACCTCTTTCAATTGGTAACTATCACGTAACAACCCATAGATAGTGCAAGGTGGTCGTGGCTTATCGATTGCGGATGCGTTACCAGGTGGCAAAGACCGATTTAAAATCGTTAGTCAATCAGATTTTGACTGGACGATCGATACAGATAAGTACACCTATCCAAACCATGAAGGTATTGATTTCTATCATCATTACAAAGAAGATATTGCACTGTTTGCCGAAATGGGTTTCAAGTGTTACCGTTTCTCAATTGCATGGTCACGAATTTTTCCAAATGGTGATGAAACGCAACCTAACGAAGCCGGATTAAAGTTTTATGATGATGTGATTGACGAATGCTTGGCCAATAATATTGAATCAGTGATTACAATCTCACATTATGAATTGCCATTGAACTTGGCCAAACGGTATGGTGGCTGGAAGAACCGGTATTTGATTGAATTCTACGAAACTTTCGCGCGGACCATCTTAACGCGTTATGCTTCAAAGGTTAAGTACTGGATGACCTTCAACGAAATCAACAGTGCGGCACATTTTCCGGTGATGGGCCAAGGATTAGTGCCATCGACGGGTGCTAATGTCAAAAAGAAGCTTGCCACAAACTTATGTCGAAGATGAGGATGAAGCCCAAACTTTGATTGTGACGTTGCGAGATGCCACATTAGGCGTGACACTCGAATTAGCCTACACGATTTATCGGGATCGGCCAGTTATCACGCGTAGCGCCCGGTTGATTAATCACAGTGAGCAAGCTGTCGACTTAGAAAAAGTGGCTTCGATGCAGATGGACCTGCCAACCCAACCATTAGATGCCATTTCGTTACCTGGAAGCTATGCGCGTGAGCGCCAGCTTAGTCGTGAACGGCTCCATCGAGGTGTAACTCAGTTTGAAAGTCGCCGGGGTGCTAGTTCTCATCATATGAATCCTTTTGTGGCGCTAGCTGATCCGAATACTAATGAATTTCAAGGCAATGTCCTTGGTGCATTGCTAATTTATTCAGGTAACCACCAGGTTAGTTTAGAACGGGACCCAATTGGTCAGACGCGCTTGACTATGGGAATCAATGAATATAACTTCGACTGGCGATTGGCGGCCGGTGATAGTTTCCAAACGCCCGAGGTTGCAATGGTATACTCGACGACGGGGCTTAATGGTATGTCGCAAACCTACCATGATTTATTGCGTGATCGCGTGGCGCGCAGTCGTTACAAGCACGATCTCCGGCCGATCTTGATCAACAATTGGGAAGCTACTTACTTTGACTTTGATGCGGACAAGATTCAATCAATCTTGGATGCTGCAGCACCATTGGGTATCGAAATGTTTGTGCTGGATGACGGTTGGTTCGGTCATCGAAATGATGATAATAGTTCGCTAGGTGACTGGTTTGTTAATCGGAACAAGTTACCAGAGGGCTTAGCGGATATTAGTAAACGGACCCATGATAAAGGGATGCGGTTCGGACTTTGGTTCGAGCCAGAAAATATTTCAGCCGATTCCGAACTTTATCGGGCCCATCCTGACTGGGTGTTAGGCGTACCAGATCGTGGCCGAACGTTATCGCGGAACGAATACGTGCTTGATTTCAGCCAACCGGATGTTGTCGACAATATTTTTGAACAAATGACCGCAGTTCTTGATAAGGTGCCCATTGATTATATCAAGTGGGATATGAACCGCAATTTAACGGAAGTCTATTCGCCACATAGCGGTTCAGCTCATGAAGGTGAGACTAGCCACCGCTTTATCTTAGGTGTATATGACTTGATGGAGCGTTTAACGAAACGCTATCCACAGATTTTATTTGAAGGCTGCTCTGGCGGTGGTGGCCGCTTCGATGCTGGTTTAATGTATTATATGCCACAGAGTTGGCCATCTGATAATAATGACCCGATTGAACGGCTCAAAATTCAATATGGGACTTCACTCGTTTATCCAATTTCTGCAATTACCGCCCATGTTGGGACGAGCCCGGATGAATTGTTAGGACGGTCGACGTCGATGAAGATGCGTGGTGCTGTGGCAATGAGTGGTACCTTGGACTATGAACTGGACGCGGCCCAACTAAGTGATGCGGACAAGCAGACCGTTATAAGACAGGTTGCCTTCTATAAGCAGCACCGTGAGTTAGTTCAATACGGGACCTTTTATCGATTAGAGAGCCCGTTTGAATCTAATACGGTGGCGTGGATGTTTGTTAGTCCGGATCAGAAAGAAGCTTTGCTGTTCACCTTCGTTATTTTAGGTGCAGTTCAACCAGAACCGCATATTACGAAGTTAGCGGGATTAGACCCTCAGCAGACCTACGTTGAGACCGACACAAACAAAATGTACGGTGGCGATGAATTGATGCAACTAGGACTCTACACGACTCCCGTTCAAACTAGTGACTTTACGGCGCAGGTACATTACTTCAAGGCTAAGGACTAAGCTCAGCCATTAAACATATTAAAACTTAATCATCGTTAATCTAAAAGAACGCTCTGGCAAATAACCTGCCGGAGCGTTCTTTTAAAATCAAATTAATTTTTAGAAATGAATGTTAAAGCTGAAGTCAATGTCTTGATCAGCGGGGATATGATATGGGGCTTCTACGTCCGTTCCCCAACTATCAATGCCACCGACCCCACGAACGGCACCGTAGATTGATAAGACCGTTCGCCGTGCTAATGGTAATTCTTCCATGTGTGTCGCGTTTTCTAGTTCAGCAGCGGTATAGGGAAGGCAGCTGAAGGCGAATGGTGCATCGGCTTGGCTAAATGTCAAACTGAATGGTGTGTTGTCGTGGTCAGCGTTATTTTGTGTTGTTGATCGCGTTACTGTCACTTGTTCAGTTTGCATGTGCATGCCGCATTCTTGTGGGACCAAGTATGGTGTGACTGGCAGAATGTCAACGTGGAATTGTCCGTGTGTTGCGCCAGCCAGCCGGTCAGGATAAGTCTCACCGGACAAACCGGTATAGTCGAAGCCGGTCGCGGTAGTTGGCATGATAAACCGCAGACCAAATGCGGGTAGCTCTGGCAAATCAGACTGACCGCTATAATGGGTGGCGATATTGATCTGACCGTCTGCTGTCACCGTATAAGTCACTGTGACGATGGTACTAGGAACGGTCGTGGTAACGAAGTGGTAAGCCAGAGAGACTTTCGTGGCGATTTCGTGGTCCGTGTATTTGTTATTGAGTGGCGCGATTGGTAACGGTGTGACTGGTTGGTCGTCAACCGTCAATTCGATATCTTGACAAGTTGAGAACTTATCGGCCGCATACCACTGTGCGGATTTGACTGAAAAGCCGCTACCGTGATCATTATCGGTTGTCGCCCGCCAAAAGATGGGCGTGGGTGTACGATAGAGCCACTCTTTATCATTGACGACGAGTGATTCAAGTCCGCCACGTTCGTAGCTAAAGAGGTAGTGGAAATTAGCCCCCTGTAGTCCTAAACTCCCGTCGCCGTAAATAACGTGTAGTTGATTATTTGTGTAAGCCATAATAATATTTCACCTCTTGCATTGCTGGTTTTGGTGTCCGGTCGGCAAACATTAAGCCGTCACCGGAGAATTCATAATCGGAGTGGCGTTCGTCGAAATCACCGCCATACCGGAGCACGTCTTGGTCGGTGATTGGGTCATGAACGAAGAGTGCTTGATCAATAAAGTCCCAAATAAAGCCACCTTGATACATTGGATACTTGTCGATCAAATCATTATATGATTGCATACCGCCCAGAGAATTCCCCATGTCATGCATATATTCACAATCTAGGAAAGGTTTGGTTGGGTTATCTTCCAAGTAAGCTACAATATTTTGGGGCTTTTCGTACATCCGACTTTCAACATCAGAAATGCGATCTTTTAATTCTGGTGTGTAGACAACGCCTTCGTAGTGGACGAGTCGTGAATCATCGTGTTCTTTATAAAAAGCCTGCATCGCCGCGATATCTTCGCCAGCATACGATTCATTGCCAAGTGACCAAAAAATGATCGATGGGTGGTTTTTAAACCATTCGTAGTTTGAACGGGCCCGGTCGATCACCGCTGCTAACCAGTGTGGATTATCGCCAGGAACATTGTAAGAAGGCTCGATAGCCCCCATCTTTTGCCATGACCCGTGCGATTCGAGGTTGTTTTCGGCCATTAGGTAGATACCGGCCTCGTCACATAATTGATACCAAGGTAATTGATCAGGATAATGGCAGGTCCGATCGGCATTGATATTGTTAGCTAACATGGTTTGGATATCAGCGCGCATATCAGCCATACTGATAACGCGACCGGTGTGGGCGTTCCATTCGTGCCGGTTAACCCCGTTGATCACCAACCGTTTATTGTTGACGTAAATGACTTTGTCATCGCGCAGCTCGACCGTCCGGAACCCAAACTGATATGGGACGACTTCCAAGAGTTGGTGATCAGCATCGTAAACTTCAATTGTCAATTGATAGAGATACGGCGTTTGTGGTGACCACAAGTGCAGTTGGTCGAATAACATAGTATCAAAGGTTACACTGCCACTACCGGTTTGCGTTTGACTCGTCAGTACTCGCCCGTCATGGTCTTTAACGGTCAGCGCTAAAGTGGCTGGTTCGCCGGTTACTTTAGTAGTGATGTTGAGCTCACCACTTTTGAGATTGGCATTTGGAACTGGTCGGATGTCCAAATCAGTAATATGGCTAGCAGGCTCCGCCAGTATATTGACGTCACGGAAAATACCAGAGAAACGGAACATATCTTGGTCTTCAATAAAGGCAGCAGTACTGCGCTTGTAGACCCGAACCGCTAAAACGTTACCTTGGTCCTGAATATACGGCGTCAAATCAAATTCTGAAGGGGTGAAACTATCTTCAGCGTAGCCAATAAAATGGCCATTTAACCAGACGTACAGGGCTTCTTCTGCCCCTTGGAACTGAATGATAATACGTTGCCCTTTAAAAGCATCGTCGAGATCGAAGGTTTTGAGGTACGAGCCGACGGTGTTGTCCGCAGCGTCGCTGAATAGGCCTGGTGTTAATTGATCTTGATTGAGGGTATACGGTGGGCGACGGTAAATTTTACCTTCCCATGGGTATAGCGTGTTAATGTATTGAATTTGACCATAGCCGGCTAGTTCAATATGACCGGGAACTTGAATCGTATCAAAGTCGGTTGCATCGAAATCGGGTTGATAAAAATCAACTGGGCGTTCAGCCGGTGTCTTGGCGAAGTTAAAACGCCAAGCGCCATTGAGACTCTTGATGAAGCGACTACCCGTTTTGAATTCTGCTGTGTCGTGATAATAATGGTGATCACTATGTGCAGGTAATTGGTTGACCCGGAAGACTTCTGGGTCATCTAACCATTGAAGATTAGCTTGCATGAGGAAGCTCCTTTCAAAGTTACATAAATAAAAAACGCTTACAATTATCATAAAACAAAATATTAAATTTATATATGTCATTTTAGTTAAATTTTAACTAAATGACAACGACTACTGGCAACGACAACGGGCGATAAGAAGAATTTGAATCGATAACGTGATAAATTTGTAAAGCGTTACCAAATCTTGTTCTAAAGGTCTTGTGGGGTGTTGACAACAATCAAAAAAATCATTATAGTCAAACCTAATAAAATTTTAGTAAAACTATTTACGGAGGGATTTTTCATGAATACTAGCGACTTAAAACAGGAGTTTACCAAAGCCTTTGATACCAAGCCAGAACGGGTCTTTTTCTCACCTGGTCGAATCAACTTGATCGGTGAACATACTGATTATAACGGGGGCCATGTTTTCCCATGTGCGATTACAATCGGGACATATGGTGTTTATGCACCCCGGACAGATACGACAGTGCGGATGTACTCAGCTAATATTCCAGATGCTGGGATCGTCACGTTTGATGTCAACGACCTTTCATATGACAAAGCCGCTGGTTGGACAAATTATCCTAAGGGAATGATGGACGAAATCGCGAAGA includes:
- the mobQ gene encoding MobQ family relaxase, which gives rise to MAIFHISFSNISAGKGRSAIASSAYRSGEKLFDDKEGRRYFYARSVIPESFILTPKNAPEWASDREKLWNEVEKNDRKSNSRYAKEFNVALPVELSESEQKELLTKYVQENFVDQGMVADVAIHRDHPDNPHAHVMLTNRPFNPDGSWGLKAKTQYIKDENGKQLLTKSGFPKQRKIWLVDWDKKEKINEWRHNWATSVNQSLAQKNIPDRISEKSFVDQGIQETPTQHEGINSQRKNRKAFNQQVRAQRNAQAKYHNLDEKIRNHEHFDALTDELSFSEKHTISHLSQQLKAYVDLEHLDDKQRMMFNWKNSLLIKHAIGEDVTKQLLTIDQQTTSLAQANQLLNKVVERATKKLYPELNFEQTTAAERRELIKETNSEQTIFKGSELNERLMNIRNDLLTQQLLTFTKRPYTSWQLVNQQAQTIEKQLTTVLVKHGHQLDDLKHTDRGILAAYQPSELEFISKAVKDLRVIREVKAVVQTQYNSILTTAFPDSDLDKLETIDKEQIYTAVVYYDPELKPLSANDLSQLQQQPPVVFTSQQHQAGLNYLSGKIELKDIQDHRLQRVLKHDGTRQLFIGECGQDPKLNQKQIEMVQTRLKQQATRFDQYKQAQVKDYQAINYHPTSPKNYLMNILDEALMTILYAKNTDYLRKQQLRGLKETEWEMTKKQRQHQTRNRHEDGGMHL
- a CDS encoding putative holin-like toxin, with protein sequence MSVFQTLSLMLLFGTFLIALLSYIDKRNK
- a CDS encoding FAD-dependent oxidoreductase; this encodes MDKFKNIIIGFGKAGKTLAKYLAQHDETVLLIERSKQMYGGTCINVGCLPSKNLILNGQRGLDFTTAVNKRGEMTRQLRDKNYHMVADEPLATIWDGSARFIDNYVLAVVMSDGTTKKVRGERIFINTGAVPNWPSIPGLEFGQRIFTSKEAMELEKQPKRLAIIGGGYIGLEFAGMFNSFGTHVTIFDQHTRLLEREDPDIATEVVADLTDAGIEIKPETQLTQVKDNGEKVTLYYQQGDQSNTAEFDAVLVAVGRRPNISSLGLENTDIALTNRGAIQVDDHLRTTVQNIWALGDVNGGPMFTYVSLDDFRIIVDQLFDKGDRSTADRMVIPTASFLNPPLANVGLNERQAKSAGYDLQTFKLSVKAIPKARVLEDQRGLYKVIVDQKTHLILGATLYAAEAHETINLIALAMKAKLPYERLRDMIYTHPTMSEALNDLFKTPVVKSQRPRNTKPTS
- a CDS encoding transposase, which produces MKKSPLKLLRNVINNALNLKDRVYQIFEHCDLPLHNNHDEQQINSTTLVRKNKSVHKTNGRRKG
- a CDS encoding LPXTG cell wall anchor domain-containing protein produces the protein MYDKTSRLPQTGDGSSMGMMLIGLVTLLLSLGLVVISRFTI
- a CDS encoding Cna B-type domain-containing protein: MLRDSYQLKEVSAPKGYQLADTVIVTSTNFDSKGAVIKIIDKIEKTSVSGTKTWRDNNNQDGIRPSSITVNLLANGQQVASKKVSASDNWQYSFDNLAAYANGQKITYTVTEDAVAG
- a CDS encoding beta-galactosidase small subunit; amino-acid sequence: MAYTNNQLHVIYGDGSLGLQGANFHYLFSYERGGLESLVVNDKEWLYRTPTPIFWRATTDNDHGSGFSVKSAQWYAADKFSTCQDIELTVDDQPVTPLPIAPLNNKYTDHEIATKVSLAYHFVTTTVPSTIVTVTYTVTADGQINIATHYSGQSDLPELPAFGLRFIMPTTATGFDYTGLSGETYPDRLAGATHGQFHVDILPVTPYLVPQECGMHMQTEQVTVTRSTTQNNADHDNTPFSLTFSQADAPFAFSCLPYTAAELENATHMEELPLARRTVLSIYGAVRGVGGIDSWGTDVEAPYHIPADQDIDFSFNIHF
- a CDS encoding glycoside hydrolase family 2 TIM barrel-domain containing protein; translated protein: MQANLQWLDDPEVFRVNQLPAHSDHHYYHDTAEFKTGSRFIKSLNGAWRFNFAKTPAERPVDFYQPDFDATDFDTIQVPGHIELAGYGQIQYINTLYPWEGKIYRRPPYTLNQDQLTPGLFSDAADNTVGSYLKTFDLDDAFKGQRIIIQFQGAEEALYVWLNGHFIGYAEDSFTPSEFDLTPYIQDQGNVLAVRVYKRSTAAFIEDQDMFRFSGIFRDVNILAEPASHITDLDIRPVPNANLKSGELNITTKVTGEPATLALTVKDHDGRVLTSQTQTGSGSVTFDTMLFDQLHLWSPQTPYLYQLTIEVYDADHQLLEVVPYQFGFRTVELRDDKVIYVNNKRLVINGVNRHEWNAHTGRVISMADMRADIQTMLANNINADRTCHYPDQLPWYQLCDEAGIYLMAENNLESHGSWQKMGAIEPSYNVPGDNPHWLAAVIDRARSNYEWFKNHPSIIFWSLGNESYAGEDIAAMQAFYKEHDDSRLVHYEGVVYTPELKDRISDVESRMYEKPQNIVAYLEDNPTKPFLDCEYMHDMGNSLGGMQSYNDLIDKYPMYQGGFIWDFIDQALFVHDPITDQDVLRYGGDFDERHSDYEFSGDGLMFADRTPKPAMQEVKYYYGLHK